A part of Bacillus thuringiensis genomic DNA contains:
- a CDS encoding helix-turn-helix domain-containing protein, whose translation MYDFKNEGRCLLMRSLLNSNLRRQLQFLELLYERDGWHTLGMCALRLNCSERILREDIKCMNQEFQPFQIETSIKGVRLTYPSQYSADFIYQKILSLSPEFSFIERIFFDESDDIETIAEELFLSTSTLRRIITKWNVYLKQYEIYISTNPCKIMGNEQNIRSIMVHYFYEKYGVTRTPFQEKQLQVLDQLFLYVTQKNQIQLNFPDLIRIRYWTMVNVIRLQHHHMKAVSEDFFNPLDVSIFENSPFCQLFRDTFSLEFNHETAYQLFSIFFNHHYAFTYEQLENMVQQKSNDAWKIVPEILSLLQRLSDKLHVPLQNEKKIILELYNLQTMNYGRSFILHEKRRFFSEHHSHEFSYFVLLLKEELTHFQFHEQFKWNAHFFTETLYILIIHWTNLLHALKQKVPVLHVGIFCDSDAEHTLFIHNIMQYQLGHLIRLSTIDVLHLSSFKKVSETFDLIITNISGITDVSTPVICVNTIPLLQDLNKVQKEIFSFIHEKLAKEFDA comes from the coding sequence ATGTACGATTTTAAAAATGAAGGAAGGTGTCTACTCATGCGTTCTCTTTTAAATAGCAATTTACGCAGACAACTACAATTTTTAGAACTATTATACGAACGAGATGGATGGCATACGTTAGGGATGTGCGCTCTAAGACTGAATTGTTCCGAAAGAATCCTCAGAGAGGATATCAAATGTATGAATCAAGAATTTCAACCTTTTCAGATTGAAACATCTATAAAAGGGGTTCGTTTAACCTACCCTTCTCAATATTCTGCTGACTTTATCTATCAAAAGATTTTATCTCTAAGTCCTGAGTTCTCCTTTATCGAACGGATATTTTTTGATGAAAGTGATGATATAGAGACAATCGCGGAGGAATTATTTCTTAGTACCTCCACTTTGAGGCGGATTATCACAAAATGGAATGTGTATCTCAAACAATATGAGATATACATTTCAACAAACCCTTGCAAAATCATGGGAAATGAACAAAATATTAGGAGTATTATGGTTCACTATTTTTATGAAAAATATGGTGTGACTCGTACCCCTTTTCAAGAAAAGCAACTACAGGTACTGGATCAACTCTTTCTGTATGTCACCCAAAAAAATCAAATACAATTAAATTTTCCGGACCTCATACGAATTCGGTATTGGACAATGGTGAATGTGATTCGTTTACAACACCATCATATGAAAGCCGTTTCAGAAGATTTTTTTAATCCTTTGGATGTAAGTATTTTTGAAAACAGCCCATTTTGTCAATTGTTCCGGGATACCTTTTCTCTTGAGTTTAATCATGAGACTGCTTATCAACTCTTTTCTATTTTTTTCAATCATCATTATGCATTTACGTATGAACAATTAGAAAATATGGTACAACAAAAATCAAATGATGCATGGAAAATCGTTCCTGAAATCTTAAGCTTGTTGCAAAGACTCTCAGACAAACTACATGTTCCCCTCCAAAATGAAAAAAAAATCATTTTGGAGTTATACAATTTACAAACGATGAATTATGGACGTAGTTTTATTTTACATGAGAAAAGACGTTTCTTTTCCGAACATCATTCTCACGAATTCTCATACTTTGTCTTGCTTTTAAAAGAAGAATTAACTCACTTTCAATTTCATGAACAGTTCAAATGGAACGCGCATTTTTTTACGGAAACATTATATATTTTAATCATACATTGGACAAACTTATTACACGCCTTAAAACAGAAGGTTCCGGTTCTTCATGTAGGAATTTTTTGTGATTCAGATGCGGAACACACTTTATTTATTCATAATATTATGCAGTATCAATTGGGACATCTAATTCGCTTATCTACGATTGACGTCTTACATCTCAGCTCTTTTAAAAAAGTTTCCGAAACATTCGACCTTATTATCACAAATATTTCGGGGATTACAGACGTATCCACACCAGTCATTTGTGTGAATACCATTCCTTTATTACAAGATCTCAATAAAGTACAAAAGGAAATTTTCTCTTTCATTCATGAGAAACTTGCGAAGGAATTTGATGCGTAG
- a CDS encoding HD-GYP domain-containing protein, which yields MVVLLFYLLGLKDPYTKEHSKRVAIYATILAKETKEYNQNSLNYLYHSCLLHDIGKMRIPNKILKKPSSLTKEEYDVMKSHPERGIQVVNLFPFLPVDSSIILSHHEKWDGSGYPNGLKKQEISLSARIVAIADAFDAMTSTRMYRTALTPKEAYNQIIEGTGTQFDPELVTIFQKVFASWIKIIPKEVK from the coding sequence GTGGTTGTATTGCTTTTCTATCTATTAGGTTTGAAAGATCCGTATACAAAAGAGCATAGTAAAAGGGTAGCTATATATGCCACCATATTGGCGAAGGAGACAAAAGAATATAATCAAAATTCTCTTAACTATTTGTATCATTCCTGTTTACTACATGATATTGGGAAAATGAGAATACCAAATAAAATTTTAAAAAAGCCCTCTTCCCTCACGAAAGAAGAATATGATGTGATGAAGTCACATCCAGAAAGAGGCATACAAGTCGTAAACTTGTTCCCTTTTCTTCCTGTTGATTCCTCCATTATTCTTTCTCACCATGAAAAGTGGGATGGAAGCGGGTACCCTAACGGCTTAAAAAAACAGGAGATATCATTAAGCGCAAGAATTGTGGCGATCGCGGATGCATTTGACGCCATGACATCCACGCGGATGTATCGAACAGCATTGACACCGAAAGAAGCATACAATCAGATTATAGAAGGAACAGGTACTCAATTTGATCCAGAGTTAGTCACTATCTTTCAAAAAGTATTCGCTTCTTGGATAAAAATCATTCCAAAAGAGGTAAAGTAA
- a CDS encoding BglG family transcription antiterminator yields MKNFLTENEPDIKRKIQILELISTEKRWYTYSEISKCIHASHKTIKNDLIHITEVLPTEWHIKIKKGYGVQVEIPSYASIQEMVSFLLRESLTFQILDTLLHDKTTTVYGLAEKLYIQPNKIAKIIKKIDNEIYPFGLEIRKKPIRMMGSEAKILYLFTKLYASTYLNGEWPFQQSQEIIHTFIKKVERQLNILFTVDSKHQLSYFIAILVIRKKKGYKVEMTNSFSKFNLDTPLYHQVSTLVEETKQDFHLSFSTFEKIILTIVLKSLNYRYINPIQEKKQEMQIFHQQEIHVYRIVKDFIHMLDERLGSCFIADEEFIFTLILHFRKTLYFLHIYSNIQPKEETVHTYMQQKYSQTFLQVKEVYFAWVQKHQIADYVPNKEVLNIVLQIEASRIQNKITSKKVLIITKERDCWKNYMIAVLKEKFGGKIEFISFSSTEQVRENELAEAHRIDFVISTIPLRLKSNPVIQIQPILTERDFSNIQYYVNQ; encoded by the coding sequence ATGAAAAACTTTTTGACTGAAAATGAACCAGATATAAAACGAAAAATACAGATATTAGAGTTAATATCAACAGAAAAAAGATGGTATACCTATTCAGAAATTTCCAAATGCATACATGCCTCACATAAAACCATTAAAAATGATTTAATCCATATTACAGAGGTTTTACCTACAGAATGGCATATCAAGATAAAAAAAGGGTATGGAGTTCAAGTGGAAATCCCATCCTATGCATCTATCCAAGAGATGGTTTCTTTTCTTCTTCGAGAATCCTTGACTTTTCAAATATTAGATACGCTCTTACATGATAAGACCACAACTGTTTATGGTTTGGCAGAAAAGTTATATATCCAACCGAATAAAATCGCGAAAATTATAAAAAAAATAGACAATGAAATCTATCCGTTTGGTTTAGAAATCCGAAAAAAACCAATTAGAATGATGGGGAGTGAAGCTAAAATCCTTTACTTGTTTACCAAGCTGTATGCGAGCACGTATTTAAATGGGGAATGGCCCTTTCAACAAAGTCAAGAAATTATCCATACATTTATAAAAAAAGTAGAAAGGCAACTAAATATTCTATTCACGGTAGATAGCAAGCATCAACTTTCTTATTTTATTGCAATTCTAGTCATAAGAAAAAAAAAAGGATATAAAGTGGAAATGACTAACTCTTTTTCAAAATTCAATCTAGATACACCGTTATATCATCAAGTGTCCACATTAGTTGAAGAGACAAAGCAAGATTTTCATCTCAGTTTCTCAACATTTGAAAAAATTATTTTGACTATTGTGCTGAAAAGTTTAAATTACAGGTATATAAATCCAATCCAAGAGAAAAAGCAAGAAATGCAAATCTTTCATCAACAAGAAATACATGTGTATCGAATAGTAAAAGATTTTATACATATGTTAGATGAGCGATTGGGGTCTTGCTTTATCGCAGATGAAGAATTTATTTTTACACTCATTCTTCATTTTCGAAAGACACTTTATTTTCTTCATATTTATTCTAATATTCAACCCAAAGAAGAAACAGTCCATACGTATATGCAGCAGAAATATAGTCAAACGTTTCTTCAAGTGAAAGAAGTCTATTTTGCATGGGTACAAAAACATCAAATCGCTGATTATGTACCAAATAAAGAAGTTCTAAATATTGTATTACAGATCGAAGCATCTCGAATTCAAAATAAAATCACTTCGAAAAAGGTATTAATCATTACGAAAGAAAGAGATTGTTGGAAAAATTATATGATTGCGGTTTTGAAAGAAAAGTTCGGTGGGAAGATAGAATTTATATCTTTTTCTTCTACGGAACAAGTAAGGGAAAATGAGTTAGCGGAAGCCCATCGTATAGATTTTGTGATATCGACAATCCCTTTACGTTTAAAATCGAATCCAGTGATTCAAATTCAGCCTATCTTGACAGAACGTGATTTCTCTAACATCCAATACTATGTAAATCAATAG
- a CDS encoding ADP-ribosyltransferase, which produces MFKFQGWIELLLDKDNKYPNDKVTRVVIKGVKRYIVDATLATN; this is translated from the coding sequence ATGTTTAAGTTCCAAGGGTGGATAGAACTTCTTTTGGATAAAGATAATAAATACCCTAATGATAAAGTAACAAGGGTCGTTATTAAAGGTGTTAAGCGTTATATAGTTGATGCGACATTAGCAACAAACTAA
- a CDS encoding PA14 domain-containing protein — MKKQLANVITGTLLAPMFLNGDINSVYTDCQTKHGLTAQENQEKEVDRKGLFGYYFKGKDFNNLTVFAPTRDNVLVYDQLTANTLLNQKQKSYQSIRWIGLIQSKETGDFTFNLSNDEHAVIEIDGKVVSNKGKEKQVIHLEKGQFVPIKIEYQAEKPFNTECQTFKNLKLFKVDNQQQPHQIQLDELRKPEFNKKEAQEFLTKTTITNLVTQKVKSNRDEETDKVEDSIPDSCKENGYTI, encoded by the coding sequence ATGAAGAAACAATTAGCGAATGTTATAACTGGTACACTATTAGCTCCTATGTTTTTAAACGGAGATATAAATTCTGTTTACACGGATTGTCAAACAAAACATGGGCTTACAGCTCAGGAGAATCAAGAGAAAGAAGTAGATCGAAAAGGACTTTTTGGATATTACTTTAAAGGTAAAGATTTTAATAATCTTACTGTATTTGCACCAACGCGTGATAATGTCCTTGTTTATGATCAACTGACAGCAAATACATTACTAAATCAAAAACAAAAAAGCTATCAGTCTATTCGATGGATTGGTTTAATTCAAAGCAAAGAAACAGGTGATTTCACATTTAACTTATCAAATGATGAACATGCGGTGATAGAAATTGATGGAAAAGTCGTCTCTAATAAAGGTAAAGAAAAACAAGTTATCCATTTAGAAAAAGGACAGTTTGTTCCTATCAAAATAGAATATCAAGCTGAGAAACCATTTAATACGGAATGTCAAACCTTTAAAAACCTTAAACTTTTTAAAGTAGATAATCAGCAACAGCCTCATCAAATCCAACTAGATGAATTAAGAAAGCCTGAATTTAACAAAAAAGAAGCACAAGAATTTCTAACAAAGACAACAATAACAAATCTAGTTACACAAAAAGTAAAGAGTAACAGAGATGAAGAGACGGACAAAGTGGAAGACTCTATCCCAGACAGTTGCAAAGAAAATGGGTATACCATCTAA
- a CDS encoding L-type lectin-domain containing protein, producing MKLNLKNFIALLTIPILILSFNFNAVSAITNLTSIQTTSSNLEDLSKEETDLSIENFTVNESENINEYSKEKNTVEKKGEKEVYFAGGNQEFLNIEGNFEIPSNANSIAVDDTVHVTKNETDQLGAIWSKKQLDMTQNWKTEMRVEFNALDIKDMADGLAFVLHNDSRGTSAIGSRGQSIGVWKTSRTGVGQNYIMNGWGIEFDFYYNGDGLDANIPPKSGYIHMANAMTETDLEGKGMIHQNLQHISNSTMLGQHKFEIQWNATLKNLTYKFFNVAGNAYWQKDVRIDPMLVFGSNLVYWGFTGATGEKVMHQTVKFKSIPQTIQASPKRKTFVLGDKINITNKNINDFFTIESGDDVKLKNSSYSFFANIVGENQSIHVTLIDKYANEKEYVIPVKVIWGNSILLKGDNDYSIGAFTLEHDGKTNYITSAEGITRGDENGKVHSYFAENLYYWIGRKIPNQSIQNLSDIKTDIIIKALGNDIAKEKINSFGTGTQRLDVNSGDIIEVWHAESGKRNVLMVNEEETEQHAGLKSVYYEISRTTFIPLHINQLTPKIVNIKNGTSNQELMKKLEESVDLKGYENIKVERFKDKLPDTMKDGEQLIDVVVSETLQSGKKVEYIYTVTFIVNPVVTENVYSSDGTLLDTIQSELKYGIESFSPEPKNRIEFDGIHYKYIGWLAGNQKPGEGIPQTGKPNTVKETTTFNYIYLDPKKMIKVTIPVEMIFFSSDKGTGDIQSNDYHIENHSDEAILNIKFVSMETKEHAGIRFLTPTDPNPSLGIEESMRLNLVVDDIERINSLNESSEITEVGTLNPKDKLVIKFTGTYFGKITKNKKRTNHNLVFKFSTDE from the coding sequence ATGAAGCTAAATCTAAAAAATTTTATAGCATTATTAACAATACCTATTTTAATATTAAGTTTTAATTTTAATGCTGTTTCAGCAATAACAAACTTAACAAGTATTCAAACAACATCGTCTAATTTAGAGGATTTAAGTAAAGAAGAAACTGATCTCTCAATAGAAAATTTCACAGTTAATGAAAGCGAAAATATTAATGAATATTCAAAGGAAAAAAATACCGTGGAAAAAAAAGGCGAAAAAGAAGTTTATTTTGCAGGGGGAAATCAGGAATTTTTGAATATTGAAGGTAATTTTGAGATCCCAAGCAATGCAAATTCTATTGCTGTTGATGATACGGTTCATGTAACAAAAAATGAAACCGATCAGTTAGGAGCAATTTGGTCTAAAAAACAGCTTGATATGACTCAAAATTGGAAAACTGAAATGAGGGTAGAATTTAATGCATTAGATATAAAAGATATGGCAGATGGTTTGGCGTTTGTTCTTCATAATGACTCGCGAGGAACTAGTGCAATCGGTAGTAGAGGGCAGTCTATAGGAGTTTGGAAGACTAGTCGTACAGGAGTGGGGCAAAATTATATTATGAACGGATGGGGCATTGAATTTGACTTTTATTACAATGGAGATGGTTTGGATGCTAATATTCCTCCAAAATCCGGATATATACATATGGCAAATGCAATGACTGAAACAGATTTAGAAGGGAAAGGTATGATACATCAAAACTTACAACATATTTCCAATAGCACTATGTTGGGTCAACATAAATTTGAAATTCAGTGGAATGCAACATTAAAAAATCTCACATATAAATTTTTTAATGTTGCAGGTAATGCATACTGGCAGAAGGATGTACGTATTGATCCCATGCTTGTGTTTGGTAGTAACTTGGTCTATTGGGGTTTCACTGGTGCCACAGGTGAAAAAGTAATGCATCAAACTGTTAAATTTAAATCAATTCCCCAAACAATCCAAGCTAGCCCCAAAAGAAAAACATTTGTTTTAGGGGATAAAATTAATATAACAAATAAGAATATAAATGATTTTTTTACAATTGAAAGTGGGGATGATGTAAAATTAAAAAATTCATCTTATTCATTCTTTGCAAATATCGTTGGTGAAAATCAAAGTATTCATGTAACTTTAATTGACAAGTATGCCAATGAAAAAGAATATGTTATTCCTGTTAAAGTTATTTGGGGAAATTCGATTTTATTAAAAGGTGACAACGACTATTCAATAGGGGCTTTTACATTGGAACATGATGGGAAGACGAACTATATAACTTCTGCAGAGGGAATAACTCGTGGAGATGAAAATGGTAAGGTACATTCTTACTTTGCTGAAAACTTGTATTATTGGATTGGACGTAAAATTCCAAATCAAAGCATACAAAACCTCAGTGATATAAAAACAGATATTATTATTAAAGCACTAGGAAATGATATTGCAAAAGAAAAAATTAACTCTTTTGGTACTGGTACACAACGATTGGATGTAAATTCAGGTGACATAATTGAAGTATGGCATGCAGAATCAGGGAAAAGAAATGTATTAATGGTGAATGAAGAAGAAACTGAACAGCATGCAGGATTAAAAAGTGTTTATTATGAAATATCAAGAACTACATTTATACCCTTACATATTAATCAGCTAACGCCAAAAATAGTAAATATAAAAAATGGAACTTCGAATCAAGAGTTAATGAAAAAGTTAGAGGAAAGCGTGGATTTAAAAGGGTATGAAAATATTAAGGTTGAACGTTTTAAGGATAAACTTCCAGACACAATGAAAGATGGAGAACAATTAATAGATGTTGTGGTAAGTGAAACATTACAATCAGGGAAAAAAGTAGAATATATTTATACTGTTACGTTTATTGTTAATCCCGTTGTAACAGAGAATGTTTATAGTAGTGACGGAACGTTGTTAGATACAATACAATCGGAACTAAAATATGGAATAGAATCTTTTTCCCCTGAACCCAAAAATCGAATTGAATTTGATGGAATACATTACAAATACATAGGATGGTTAGCAGGAAATCAAAAACCTGGTGAAGGTATTCCTCAAACAGGAAAACCAAATACTGTAAAAGAAACGACAACGTTCAATTATATATATTTGGACCCAAAAAAAATGATTAAAGTTACGATTCCAGTAGAAATGATATTCTTCTCTAGTGATAAAGGGACAGGAGATATACAATCTAATGATTACCATATTGAAAATCATTCCGATGAAGCAATTTTGAATATAAAATTTGTGTCAATGGAAACAAAGGAGCACGCGGGGATACGATTCCTAACGCCTACTGATCCAAATCCGAGTTTAGGTATTGAGGAATCAATGCGATTAAATTTAGTAGTAGATGATATAGAAAGAATAAATAGTCTTAATGAATCAAGTGAAATTACAGAAGTTGGAACATTAAACCCGAAAGACAAATTAGTGATAAAATTTACAGGAACCTATTTTGGAAAAATAACAAAGAATAAAAAAAGAACAAACCATAATTTAGTTTTTAAATTTAGTACGGATGAATAA
- a CDS encoding Fic family protein: MRDLFKDNYNNIEFNKNLINLISEISEYKGKLTAYQKQVPHIFKDLKENIPFQYVKNFNAIYGEKKVTNKRLKELLFYNAVPQTVIEDSVFCYHQTFSFINKNYCTLSISPENILELHFQLINYITSDTAKWREKPISILGTPEKGIPTICYRSLPHTLIPQTMEQLCNQYNYLSSSKKLHSLLLIAYFMLNYYCIVPFNQGSEKLAFMIMKLLLIKSGHTFVQYTCLDKYIEKNELEYYDSLYKSSVNWYYNEHNTSFWLQTLLIIVLEAYQDLYDTIVDFICKQTKFERIQDFVLKQKQTFTKDYIRDMYPDIAESTINKALATLHDLGQIKLVSKGRTAHWIKV, encoded by the coding sequence ATGAGAGATTTGTTTAAAGATAATTACAATAATATTGAGTTTAATAAAAATTTAATAAACTTAATAAGTGAAATAAGTGAATATAAGGGGAAATTAACCGCCTATCAAAAACAAGTGCCCCATATATTTAAAGATTTGAAGGAAAACATTCCCTTTCAATATGTAAAAAATTTCAATGCTATTTATGGGGAGAAGAAAGTTACTAATAAAAGGTTAAAGGAACTGTTATTTTATAATGCAGTACCTCAAACTGTCATTGAAGATTCAGTTTTTTGCTATCATCAAACTTTTTCCTTTATAAATAAGAATTATTGCACTTTGTCGATTAGTCCAGAAAATATACTAGAATTGCATTTTCAATTAATTAATTATATTACCTCGGATACTGCAAAATGGCGTGAGAAACCAATTTCTATCCTTGGGACACCGGAAAAAGGAATTCCTACTATTTGTTATCGCTCTCTTCCACATACTCTTATTCCACAAACTATGGAGCAATTATGTAATCAATATAATTATTTAAGTAGTAGTAAGAAATTACACTCACTATTATTGATAGCATATTTTATGTTAAATTATTACTGCATAGTACCTTTTAACCAAGGAAGTGAAAAACTAGCATTTATGATAATGAAATTATTATTAATAAAAAGTGGACATACATTTGTACAATATACTTGTTTAGATAAATATATTGAGAAGAATGAATTAGAATATTATGACTCACTTTATAAATCATCTGTTAATTGGTACTATAATGAGCATAATACTAGCTTTTGGCTACAAACACTATTAATTATTGTTTTAGAAGCTTATCAAGATTTGTATGATACAATTGTTGATTTCATATGTAAACAAACTAAATTTGAACGTATTCAAGATTTTGTTCTTAAACAAAAACAAACTTTTACAAAAGATTATATTCGTGACATGTATCCAGATATAGCTGAGAGTACAATTAATAAAGCATTAGCTACTCTTCACGATTTAGGGCAAATAAAGTTAGTCTCTAAGGGAAGAACAGCCCATTGGATAAAAGTCTAG
- a CDS encoding zinc-finger domain-containing protein, which yields MQAKEKRIKILDLQDQHCKKCSSYEKTYKYCINKCKIGKEIYQLGIKLFESEAKERIRTQEKWKEICRKAIIMREEGMSYYRISKILDCDSGSLYKYLKKSFYN from the coding sequence ATGCAAGCTAAAGAAAAGAGAATAAAAATTTTAGATTTACAAGACCAACATTGTAAAAAATGTAGTTCTTACGAAAAAACCTACAAATATTGTATAAATAAATGTAAAATTGGGAAAGAAATATATCAATTAGGAATTAAGTTATTCGAGAGTGAGGCAAAGGAAAGAATTAGAACGCAAGAAAAATGGAAAGAAATTTGTCGTAAAGCAATAATTATGAGAGAAGAAGGTATGTCGTACTACCGAATTTCTAAAATATTAGATTGCGATAGTGGTAGTTTATATAAATATTTAAAAAAAAGTTTTTATAATTAA
- the tnpA gene encoding IS200/IS605 family transposase: MKLDNNNHSVFLLYYHLVLVVKYRRNVFDDDMSDYAKNMFVRLSENYNITLVEWNHDVDHVHILFKAHPNTEMTKFINAYKSASSRLIKRDFPQVKKKLWKEMFWSRSFCLLTTGGSPIDIVKTYIENQGEK; the protein is encoded by the coding sequence ATGAAATTAGATAATAATAACCATTCAGTATTCTTGTTGTATTATCACCTTGTGTTGGTCGTGAAATACAGAAGAAACGTGTTTGATGATGATATGTCAGACTATGCAAAAAATATGTTTGTTCGACTATCTGAAAACTATAACATCACATTAGTTGAATGGAATCATGATGTAGATCATGTTCATATTTTGTTCAAGGCACACCCTAATACAGAAATGACAAAATTCATCAATGCTTATAAAAGTGCAAGTTCTCGACTTATTAAAAGAGATTTTCCACAAGTGAAAAAGAAGCTTTGGAAAGAGATGTTTTGGTCAAGAAGTTTTTGCTTGCTAACTACTGGTGGTTCGCCAATAGACATAGTAAAAACATATATTGAAAATCAAGGTGAAAAGTGA
- a CDS encoding RNA-guided endonuclease TnpB family protein, whose protein sequence is MTKHNKAYKFRLYPTEEQAHLMRKTFGCVRFVYNRMLAERKEVYERYKDDKEQLKKQKLPTPAKYKAEFEWLKEVDSLALANAQLNLQTAYKNFFRGQNDFPTFKSKKDRKSYTTNVVNGNIILLNGHIKLPKLKMVRIKQHREIPQDHVIKSCTISMTPTGKYYVSILTEYEKEIVQKEVETIVGLDFAMDRLYVSSEGERANYPKFYREMLDRLAKAQQVLSRRTKGSIRWNKQRIRVAKLHEKVANQRKNFLHHKSKELATHFDVVAIEDLNMRGMPQVLHFGKSVADNSWGMFTSFLAYKLHEQGKQLVKIDKWFPSTKTCSSCGNVKNMSLSERVYSCICGVNLDRDYNAAINIKNEAICLLALA, encoded by the coding sequence ATGACAAAGCATAATAAAGCGTATAAATTCCGTTTGTATCCAACAGAAGAACAAGCACATCTTATGCGTAAAACCTTCGGTTGTGTACGTTTCGTGTATAACAGAATGTTAGCTGAACGAAAAGAAGTGTACGAAAGATACAAAGATGATAAGGAACAACTCAAGAAACAAAAGCTTCCCACTCCTGCGAAATACAAAGCAGAATTTGAGTGGTTAAAAGAAGTTGATTCATTAGCATTGGCAAATGCTCAACTAAACTTGCAAACTGCCTATAAGAATTTCTTTCGTGGTCAAAATGACTTCCCAACATTCAAAAGCAAAAAAGACAGAAAGTCTTATACAACGAATGTAGTGAACGGAAATATTATATTGCTTAACGGTCATATCAAATTGCCAAAACTGAAAATGGTACGTATCAAGCAGCATAGAGAAATACCACAAGACCATGTAATCAAGTCATGTACGATTTCTATGACACCTACTGGTAAATACTATGTGTCTATCTTGACTGAATACGAAAAAGAGATTGTACAAAAAGAAGTAGAAACAATTGTTGGATTAGACTTTGCGATGGATCGATTATACGTTAGTTCTGAGGGTGAGAGAGCCAATTATCCTAAGTTCTATCGTGAAATGTTAGACCGATTAGCAAAGGCACAACAAGTATTATCAAGAAGAACAAAAGGTTCTATTCGTTGGAATAAACAACGTATCCGTGTAGCTAAGTTACATGAAAAAGTAGCGAACCAACGTAAGAACTTCCTTCATCATAAGTCTAAAGAGTTAGCTACTCATTTTGATGTTGTAGCTATTGAAGATCTAAATATGAGAGGAATGCCGCAAGTACTTCATTTTGGAAAAAGTGTCGCTGACAATAGTTGGGGTATGTTCACTTCTTTTTTAGCTTATAAACTACACGAACAAGGCAAACAACTTGTGAAAATAGACAAATGGTTTCCTTCCACAAAAACATGTAGCAGTTGTGGAAATGTGAAAAATATGTCATTGTCTGAGCGAGTCTATTCTTGTATATGTGGTGTAAATCTCGATAGAGATTATAACGCAGCTATCAATATCAAAAATGAAGCAATATGCCTATTAGCGTTAGCATAG